The genomic window GATGCCGCAGTCCATGCAACGCGCCGCCTGGCGCGTCAGGTCCTCGACGGGATAGGCCGTGTAGACGTGGCGGTAGTCGCCAATGCGTTCCGCCACCGGCCGCGACGGCGGCTTGCTGCGCGAGAACTCGATGAATCCGGTTGGCTTACCCATGAATGCGGCCCACAGAATCACGGAACCACGGGATCACTGAAAACCCGATTTCAGAACACACCCTTTGACCTTCCCAAGATTGCTTCAGTGCTTCCGTGTTTCCGTGCTTCAGTGAAAGCATTACGCCACCAGGTCGCTGAACGCCGGCTCACGGGACTCGGCCCGTGCTTTCGCCTCTGCCTCTTTTACCCGTTTGAAGTCGCGCGGCATCACGACCACGAACTGCTTGTGCATGGTCGCCCACGATTGCAGCACCCGTTCGCCGACGGCACTGCCGGTCAACTCGACGTGCCGGCCGATCAGGCTGCGCACCAGTTCGATCTCGGCACCATCCTCGAGTTGCTCGAGCGCCACCATGTCGATGTTGCAGTGCAGGGCGAACGAGCCGTCGGTGTCGAGCACGTAGGCAATGCCGCCGCTCATGCCGGCCGCGAAGTTGCGGCCGGTCTGGCCCAGCACGACCACGCGGCCGCCGGTCATGTACTCGCAGGCGTGGTCGCCAACGCCTTCGACCACGGCTTGGGCGCCACTGTTGCGCACGGCGAATCGCTCGCCGGCCACCCCGCGGATAAAGGCCTCGCCGCTGGTCGCGCCATAGAGCGCGACGTTGCCGATGATCACGTTCTCTTCCGCGGCGAAGGCGGCGTTCCTGGGTGGACGAACAATCAAGCGGCCGCCCGACAGGCCCTTGCCGACAAAGTCGTTGGCCTCGCCGGCCAGCGACAGCGTGATGCCGCGCGGAATGAACGCGCCGAAGCTCTGGCCCGCCGAGCCGGTGAAGTCGACCCAGATAGTGTCGTCGGGCAGGCCGGCGCCTCGGTAGCGCCTGGTCACTTCGTATCCGAGCATGGTGCCGACGGTCCGGTCGGTGTTGCGAATGGCGAACGACAGCTCAACCGGCGCGCGGTGCTCCAGGGCCGGCGCCGCCTGCTCAATCATCCGGCGATCCAGCACCTGGTCGAGGCCCGCGTCCTGTTTACAGGTGGCCCGGCGGGCCGCATCCACGGGCATCTCGGGGACGTGCAGCAGTTGCGACAGGTCCACGCCGTGGGCTTTCCAATGGTTGGCCGCCGGTTCGAAGTTGAGGCATTCGGCGCGGCCGATCATCTCGTCGAGGGTGCGGAAGCCGAGTTCGGCCATCAGCTCGCGCACTTCCTGCGCGATGAAGTGGAAGAAGTTCTCGACGAACTCCGGCTTGCCGCCGAAGGTCTTGCGCAACTCGGGGTCCTGCGTGGCAATGCCCACCGGGCAGGTGTTGAGGTGGCACACGCGCATCATCACGCAGCCCATGACCACCAGCGGCGCCGTGGCGAAGCCGAACTCCTCGGCGCCCAGGAGTGCCGCCACCACCACGTCGCGCCCGGTCTTCATCTGGCCGTCAACCTGCACGACAATGCGGTCGCGCAGACGGTTCATCAGCAGCACCTGCTGCGTCTCGGCCAGGCCCAGTTCCCACGGCACGCCGGCGTGCTTCAGGCTGGTAAGCGGCGAGGCGCCGGTGCCGCCGTCATGACCCGAGATCAACACCACGTCGGCATGCGCCTTCGACACGCCGGCAGCGACGGTGCCGACGCCGGATTCGGCGACCAGCTTCACGTGCACGCGCGCCACCGGGTTGGCGTTCTTCAAGTCGAAGATCAGTTGCGCGAGGTCTTCGATCGAGTAGATGTCGTGATGCGGCGGCGGCGAAATCAGTCCGACCCCTGGGGTCGAGTGACGGACCTTCGCAATCCACGGATAGACCTTGTGGCCCGGCAGCTGGCCACCTTCGCCGGGCTTGGCGCCCTGCGCCATCTTGATCTGGATGTCGTCGGCGCTGACCAGGTACTCGCTGGTCACGCCAAACCGGCCCGAGGCCACCTGCTTGATCGCACTTCGGCGCGAATCGCCGTTCGCATCGGGCACGTAGCGCGCCGGATCCTCGCCGCCCTCGCCGGTGTTCGACTTGGCGCCCATCCGGTTCATGGCAATGGCCAGCGTCTCGTGCGCCTCGCTGCTGATCGATCCGTACGACATGGCGCCGGTCGAAAAGCGCGGCAGGATCTGCTCCACCGGCTCCACCTCGTCGAGTGGCACGGGCGGGCCGAACGGCGTCATGCCGAACAGTCCGCGCAGGGTGGCGCGTTGACGGCTCTGGTCGTTGACCAGGCGCGTGTAGTCCTTGAAAATGGCGTATTGGCCGGTGCGGGTGGCGTGCTGGAGCTTGAAGACGGTGTCGGGATTAAAGAGATGCACCTCGCCATCCCTGCGCCACTGGTACTCGCCGCCGTTCACCAACGCCGACGAGACGGCACCACCATACGCGCGGGCATGGCGCTGCCGGACCTCTTCCGAGATCTCCTTCACGCCGACGCCACCAATGCGCGAGGCGGTGGAGGTGAAGTACTTCTCGACGAACTGCCGGTCGAGGCCGACCGCCTCGAAGATCTGGGCGCCGCAGTAGCTTTGCAGCGTCGAGATCCCCATTTTCGACATCACCTTCAGCACGCCCTTGTTGAGCGCCTTGATGTACTTGGTCACCGCCTGGTGGTGGGTCAGGTTTGGCAGCGCCCCTTGCCGAATCAGGTCGTCCAGCGTCTCGAACGCCAGGTAGGGGTTGACGGAACCGGCGCCGTAGCCGATCAGCAGGGCCACGTGATGCACTTCGCGCGCGTCGCCGGTTTCCACCAGCAGGCCGCACTTGGTGCGCGTGCCCTCGCGCACGAGGTGGTGATGCACACCGGCCGTGGCCAGCAGGCTGGGAATGGGCGCGTGCTTCGCGTCAACACCGCGGTCCGACAAGATCAGGATGCCGTAGCCGGCGGCGACCGCGGCGCTCGCCTTGCGGCACAACTCCGCCATCGCCCGCTCGAGCCCCGGGCCGTCGTCATCCGGGTTGTACAGCAGCGGCAGCGTCGTCGAGCGAAACGGCGAGCCCGGCGGCAGGTGCCGAAGCTTGGCTACCTGGTCGTTGTGCAGCACCGGGAACTCGACCTTGATCTGGCGGCAGTTGGCCGGCGTCGGGTCGAGCAGGTTGCCCTCGGGCCCGATGGTTGACCCCATCGACGTGACCAGCTCTTCGCGAATCGCGTCGAGCGGCGGGTTGGTGACCTGTGCGAAGAGCTGCGTGAAGTAGTCGTAGAGCAGGCGCGGCTGGTCCGACAGCACCGCGATCGCCGTGTCGGTGCCCATCGACCCAATCGCCTCTTCGCCGTTCTGCGCCATCGGCGTCATCAGCACGCGCAAGTCTTCCTGCGTGTAGCCGAACGCCTGCTGCCGGCGGACCACCGTCTGGTGGTCGGGCCGCTCGGCGGCGGCGGTGGGCAGGTTCTCGATGTCCACCTGGTTCTGCCGCAGCCAGTCGCCGTAGGGCTGCTCACTCGCCAATGTCTGCTTGATCTCCTCGTCGCTGATGATGCGGCCCTGGGCGGTGTCGATCAGCAGCATCTTGCCGGGCCGCAGGCGGTCTTTTCGGACGATGTTGTCGGCGGGGATGTCGAGGACGCCGACTTCCGAGGCCATGATGACGAGGTCGTCCTTGGTGATGCAGTAGCGCGATGGCCGCAGGCCGTTGCGGTCGAGCACCGCGCCGATCAGCGTGCCGTCGGTGAACGTGATCGAGGCGGGTCCGTCCCACGGCTCCATCAGCGACGCGTGGTACTCGTAGAACGCGCGCACCGCGGGATCCATGGCGGGGTTGCCGGTCCACGGCTCAGGGATCATCATCAGCACCGCGTGCGGCAGCGTCCGCCCTGACATCACCAGGAACTCGAGCACGTTGTCGAAGGTCGCCGTGTCGCTGCCCCCGGGCACGATCACCGGCAGCACCTTCTGCAGGTCGTCGCCGAACACCGCCGACTGCAGCAGGCCCTCGCGCGCCTTCATCCAGTTGGCGTTGCCGCGCAGCGTGTTGATCTCGCCGTTGTGCGCGACGTAGCGGTAGGGATGCGCCAGCGGCCACGACGGGAAGGTGTTGGTCGAGAAGCGCTGGTGCACGAGCGCGAGCGCGGAGTCGAAGGCCGGATCCGACAGGTCGGGGAACATTCCCTCGATCTGCGTCGCCGTGAGCATGCCCTTGTAGATCAGCGTGCCGGCCGACAGGCTGGCGATGTAGAAGTCGCGGCGGTGCTGCGGCGCCAGGTTCAACGTCGCCAGTTCGTGCTCGATCCGCTTGCGCGCGAGGTAGAGCTGCCGCTCGAAGGCCGGGCCGGTCGTGCGCGGCCCGGTGTCGGCCGAGCACATGAACAACTGCTCGAACACCGGCGCGACGGCCGCCGCGCTCGTGCCGATCTTGGCCAGGTTGGTCGGCACCGGGCGCCAGCCCAGCACGGCCAGCCCTTCCTCGACGGCAATGCGATGCACGAGGGCCCGCAATTGCGCCTGCACCTTGTGGTCGTGCGGCAGGAACACCAGGCCGGCGCCGTATGCACCCGCCGACGGCAGCAGGAACTGCACGGTTTTGCGCAGAAACCGGTCGGGCATCTGCACGAGGATGCCGGCGCCATCTCCGGTGTCGGGGTCCGAGCCGCAGGCGCCGCGATGTTCGAGGTTGATGAGGAGGTCGAGCGCTTGGCGGACTATCGCGTGCGAACGGACGCCCTTGATGTGCGCGACGAAGCCAACGCCACAGGCATCGTGCTCGTCGCTCGATCGATATAGAGACCGCTGCTGGTGTGCACCCATTTCCCTGGTCGGTATTAGAGAGGAAGGCCAAGCATAACCAAAGCGCAATCTATTTATCTTTAGCATGCGATATGGGCATGGACCCCGTTACTCGATGGCCGGCACTGGCGTGACCGCGTCCTGGTCTTCACCGTGATCGGTGACGTCCACGCCGACGCCCTCGTCGCGCACTCGAGGTCGGCGTTGTTCATGACGATAGTGAATAGGTAGAGGCCGTCTCATATCCAATATAAGAAAGTAGTGGTTTCCAACTTGAGGAAAGGGGACGATATTGCTGATGGCTACCACCAAGACCCGTTTCGACTGGAGCGACCCGTTCCTCCTCGATCAGCAGCTGACCAGCGAAGAGCGCATGGTGCGCGACAGCGCCCACGCCTATTGCCAGGACAAGCTGGCGCCGCGCGTGCTCGAGATGTTCCGCAAGGAACAGAACGACCCGTCGATCTTCCGCGAGCTGGGCGCCCTCGACATGCTCGGCATTGTCATCCCGGAGGCCTACGGCGGCGCTGGGCTTGGCTATGTCGCCTACGGGCTGGTGGCGCGCGAGATCGAACGCGTGGACTCCGGCTTCCGCTCGATGATGAGCGTGCAGGGCTCGCTCGTGATGGTGCCCATCAACGAATTCGGCACCGAGGCTCAAAAGAAGAAGTTTCTGCCCAAGCTTGCCACCGGCGAGTGGATTGGCTGCTTCGGGCTGACCGAGCCGAACGCGGGGTCCGATCCCGGCAGCCTGACGACCCGCGCCGAGAAGGTGGATGGTGGCTACCAGCTCACCGGCACCAAGTCGTGGATCAGCAACAGCCCGATCGCCGACGTCTTCATCATCTGGGCAAAAGACGATGCGGGCGAGATTCGGGGATTCGTGTTGGAGAAGGGCATGAAGGGCCTGACGGCCCCGCCGATCCACGGCAAGGTCGGCCTGCGCACGAGCATCACCGGTGAAGTGGTGATGGACAACGTGTTCTGCCCCGAAGAGAACGCGTTCCCCGACATCAAGGGCCTGAAGGGGCCGTTCACCTGCCTCAACAGCGCCCGCTACGGCATTTCGTGGGGCGCGCTCGGCGCTGCCGAAGACTGCTGGCTGCGGTCACGTGAGTACGTGCTCGAGCGCAAGCAGTTCGGCCGGCCGCTCGCGGCCAACCAGTTGATCCAGAAAAAGCTCGCCGACATGCAGACCGAGATCGCGCTCGGCCTGCAGGGTTGCCTGCGCCTGGGCCGCATGAAGGACGAAGGCACGGCGGCGGTGGAGCTCACGTCGCTGCTGAAGCGCAACTCGGCCGGCAAGGCGCTGGAGATTGCCCGCATGGCGCGCGACATGATGGGCGGCAACGGCATCACCGACGAGTTCGCGGTGATCCGCCACCTGGTGAACCTCGAGGTCGTGAATACGTACGAAGGCACGCACGATATTCACGCGCTGATCCTGGGGCGCGCACAAACCGGTATTGCCGCGTTCGCGAACTAGATAGTCCGGCTAAAGCCGGACGCCACATCAGGCCGGACGCCACATCGATGTAGAGTCCGGCTTTAGCCGGACTGCTTGACGAATTTCAGCACGTCAGCAATCAGCCGATCCTTGTGCGAGGCCAGCAGCCCGTGGGGCGCGCCCTCGTATTCGATCAGCGTGCAGCCCGGAATGCCTGCTGCCGCCGCGCGGGCCGACGCATCGATCGGCACCGTCTTGTCCTCGGTGCCGTGGATGATCAACGTGGGCACGGTGAAGGCCGCGAGATCGGGACGCAGATCCGTGGTGCCAAAGGCCTTCGCGCACTCGAGCGTCGCCTTGAGGCTCGCGTACATCGAGACATCGCGCGACCACTCCAGGACCTCGTCGCTCACAGACTGCGACGCCGTGCTCACGCCGTAGAAGCCCTTGAAGAAACTCGACCAGAACTTCGCCCGGTCTTCCTTGATAGCCGCGCCGATCTTGTCGAACATGGCCTGCGGGGTACCATTCGGATTGTCTGTCGTCTTCAACATGTAGGGAACGATTGACGCAATCAGGATGGCCTGCTGCACCTTCGACGTGCCATGGCGGGACAGGTACCGCGCCACCTCGCCCCCGCCCATCGAGAAGCCCAGCAACGTGGCATCGCTCACCTTTGTGTGCTCCAGCACGGCCGCAAGATCGTCGGCCAGCGTGTCGTAGTCGTAGCCCTCCCACGGCTGGTGCGATCGGCCGAAGCCGCGACGGTCGTAAGAAATGGCTCGAAAACCGTTATCTGCCAGTGCCATCGACAGATCGTCGAAGGTCGCCGACGATAGCGGCCACCCGTGCATCATCACCACCGGTCGGCCGGTGCCCCAGTCCTTGTAGTACAGCTTCGTTCCATCGGATGTCTTGATGTAGCTCATGCGGAGGCCCCTCTTTTCGTCGACGTGACGGATTCCAGCGTGCACGATGAGTGCCATGATGTGGAATGGTTCCACTCTCGGTTCTCGACCTGTGTCCCATCATCGAGGGCGGTACCGCGGCCGACGCATTCCGTAACACGGTCGACCTGGCGCAGCACGCGGAGCGCTGGGGCTATCGGCGGTTCTGGCTCGCCGAGCACCACAACATGCCCGGCATTGCCAGCGCGGCGACGGCGGTCTTGATTGGCCAGGTCGGCGCCGCCACGACGACCATTCGCATTGGTGCCGGCGGCATCATGCTGCCCAACCACGCGCCGCTGCAGGTGGCCGAACAGTTCGGCACGCTGGAGTCGCTCTTCCCCGGCCGCGTGGACCTGGGCCTCGGCCGCGCGCCGGGGACCGACCACGCCGCGGCCTATGCCCTGCGCCGCACGCTCAATGCCAATCCCGATCAGTTTCCACAGGACGTGATCGAGCTGATGGACTTCTTCCACGCGCCACAGCCCGGCCAGGCGGTGCGCGCAGTCCCGGGCGGCGGGCTGGCCGTGCCGATCTGGATCCTTGGGTCGAGCACGTTCGGCGCACAAGTGGCCGCGGCCCTGGGACTGCCCTTCGCGTTTGCCTCGCACTTTGCGCCGGCGCTGCTCGGCGAGGCCTCGGCGATCTATCGCGAGCGGTTCAAGCCCTCGCAACAACTGCCGCAGCCGTACCTGATGCTCGGCGTCAACGTCGTGGCCGCGGACACCGATGCCGAGGGCCGGTTCCTGGCCTCGTCTGGGAGGCAGTCATTCGCCGC from Acidobacteriota bacterium includes these protein-coding regions:
- the gltB gene encoding glutamate synthase large subunit, which codes for MGAHQQRSLYRSSDEHDACGVGFVAHIKGVRSHAIVRQALDLLINLEHRGACGSDPDTGDGAGILVQMPDRFLRKTVQFLLPSAGAYGAGLVFLPHDHKVQAQLRALVHRIAVEEGLAVLGWRPVPTNLAKIGTSAAAVAPVFEQLFMCSADTGPRTTGPAFERQLYLARKRIEHELATLNLAPQHRRDFYIASLSAGTLIYKGMLTATQIEGMFPDLSDPAFDSALALVHQRFSTNTFPSWPLAHPYRYVAHNGEINTLRGNANWMKAREGLLQSAVFGDDLQKVLPVIVPGGSDTATFDNVLEFLVMSGRTLPHAVLMMIPEPWTGNPAMDPAVRAFYEYHASLMEPWDGPASITFTDGTLIGAVLDRNGLRPSRYCITKDDLVIMASEVGVLDIPADNIVRKDRLRPGKMLLIDTAQGRIISDEEIKQTLASEQPYGDWLRQNQVDIENLPTAAAERPDHQTVVRRQQAFGYTQEDLRVLMTPMAQNGEEAIGSMGTDTAIAVLSDQPRLLYDYFTQLFAQVTNPPLDAIREELVTSMGSTIGPEGNLLDPTPANCRQIKVEFPVLHNDQVAKLRHLPPGSPFRSTTLPLLYNPDDDGPGLERAMAELCRKASAAVAAGYGILILSDRGVDAKHAPIPSLLATAGVHHHLVREGTRTKCGLLVETGDAREVHHVALLIGYGAGSVNPYLAFETLDDLIRQGALPNLTHHQAVTKYIKALNKGVLKVMSKMGISTLQSYCGAQIFEAVGLDRQFVEKYFTSTASRIGGVGVKEISEEVRQRHARAYGGAVSSALVNGGEYQWRRDGEVHLFNPDTVFKLQHATRTGQYAIFKDYTRLVNDQSRQRATLRGLFGMTPFGPPVPLDEVEPVEQILPRFSTGAMSYGSISSEAHETLAIAMNRMGAKSNTGEGGEDPARYVPDANGDSRRSAIKQVASGRFGVTSEYLVSADDIQIKMAQGAKPGEGGQLPGHKVYPWIAKVRHSTPGVGLISPPPHHDIYSIEDLAQLIFDLKNANPVARVHVKLVAESGVGTVAAGVSKAHADVVLISGHDGGTGASPLTSLKHAGVPWELGLAETQQVLLMNRLRDRIVVQVDGQMKTGRDVVVAALLGAEEFGFATAPLVVMGCVMMRVCHLNTCPVGIATQDPELRKTFGGKPEFVENFFHFIAQEVRELMAELGFRTLDEMIGRAECLNFEPAANHWKAHGVDLSQLLHVPEMPVDAARRATCKQDAGLDQVLDRRMIEQAAPALEHRAPVELSFAIRNTDRTVGTMLGYEVTRRYRGAGLPDDTIWVDFTGSAGQSFGAFIPRGITLSLAGEANDFVGKGLSGGRLIVRPPRNAAFAAEENVIIGNVALYGATSGEAFIRGVAGERFAVRNSGAQAVVEGVGDHACEYMTGGRVVVLGQTGRNFAAGMSGGIAYVLDTDGSFALHCNIDMVALEQLEDGAEIELVRSLIGRHVELTGSAVGERVLQSWATMHKQFVVVMPRDFKRVKEAEAKARAESREPAFSDLVA
- a CDS encoding LLM class flavin-dependent oxidoreductase; its protein translation is MVPLSVLDLCPIIEGGTAADAFRNTVDLAQHAERWGYRRFWLAEHHNMPGIASAATAVLIGQVGAATTTIRIGAGGIMLPNHAPLQVAEQFGTLESLFPGRVDLGLGRAPGTDHAAAYALRRTLNANPDQFPQDVIELMDFFHAPQPGQAVRAVPGGGLAVPIWILGSSTFGAQVAAALGLPFAFASHFAPALLGEASAIYRERFKPSQQLPQPYLMLGVNVVAADTDAEGRFLASSGRQSFAALRAGRPVTLPPPSKEWEREPSDTATVDQGTRVSFVGSPETVQSQMAEFVERTRADELIIVSHIYDHAARLRSYEIAINNRRP
- a CDS encoding alpha/beta hydrolase gives rise to the protein MSYIKTSDGTKLYYKDWGTGRPVVMMHGWPLSSATFDDLSMALADNGFRAISYDRRGFGRSHQPWEGYDYDTLADDLAAVLEHTKVSDATLLGFSMGGGEVARYLSRHGTSKVQQAILIASIVPYMLKTTDNPNGTPQAMFDKIGAAIKEDRAKFWSSFFKGFYGVSTASQSVSDEVLEWSRDVSMYASLKATLECAKAFGTTDLRPDLAAFTVPTLIIHGTEDKTVPIDASARAAAAGIPGCTLIEYEGAPHGLLASHKDRLIADVLKFVKQSG
- a CDS encoding acyl-CoA dehydrogenase translates to MATTKTRFDWSDPFLLDQQLTSEERMVRDSAHAYCQDKLAPRVLEMFRKEQNDPSIFRELGALDMLGIVIPEAYGGAGLGYVAYGLVAREIERVDSGFRSMMSVQGSLVMVPINEFGTEAQKKKFLPKLATGEWIGCFGLTEPNAGSDPGSLTTRAEKVDGGYQLTGTKSWISNSPIADVFIIWAKDDAGEIRGFVLEKGMKGLTAPPIHGKVGLRTSITGEVVMDNVFCPEENAFPDIKGLKGPFTCLNSARYGISWGALGAAEDCWLRSREYVLERKQFGRPLAANQLIQKKLADMQTEIALGLQGCLRLGRMKDEGTAAVELTSLLKRNSAGKALEIARMARDMMGGNGITDEFAVIRHLVNLEVVNTYEGTHDIHALILGRAQTGIAAFAN